In the genome of Pontibacillus halophilus JSM 076056 = DSM 19796, one region contains:
- a CDS encoding acyl-CoA thioesterase — protein MKRVAYIEQPERWREEFDFYINIHVRFSETDLFGHMNNTSPFIYFEEARIAFMKSVGLIGERFELGEQIPVVADLQCDYHQQVFFDEKLRVFVKLAHTGRTSYDLHYMVLNERNEVCLTARGRVVHIDYETGEKVSIPEPFRRTHAVH, from the coding sequence TTGAAGCGAGTAGCTTATATTGAACAACCAGAAAGATGGCGTGAAGAATTTGATTTCTATATCAATATCCACGTTCGTTTTTCAGAAACAGACTTATTTGGACATATGAACAATACGTCTCCATTTATTTATTTCGAAGAGGCTCGAATTGCATTTATGAAGTCGGTGGGGTTAATTGGAGAACGGTTTGAGCTTGGAGAGCAAATCCCAGTTGTAGCGGACTTGCAATGTGATTATCATCAACAAGTTTTCTTTGATGAAAAGCTGCGTGTATTTGTGAAGTTGGCACACACAGGCCGTACATCGTACGACCTTCACTACATGGTGCTCAATGAACGAAATGAAGTCTGTCTGACTGCTAGGGGACGAGTTGTACATATTGATTACGAAACAGGTGAAAAAGTAAGTATTCCAGAGCCCTTCCGTAGAACTCACGCAGTACATTAA
- a CDS encoding sensor histidine kinase yields the protein MGTTNSSRIKYFFIPLVFLVFTVYLISTVLWTPFVGIEVTEEDGEYQVSDVANYSWAQYEGIPIGSTVVSIEGQSPSSYSTVEWYSTVEKADELVIKINGEEQQYSNIEEEVSLEQWLFYIIFPSLFILVAVTLSIFILIHKREDKAGFYLIVFFLTVSVCYLAGSGATRYVPLAMLINTYTFLMVPALLLQFIYTYFKEIGLTWFSRKFVSWNYRTAELLTLIEFVLIVTKSYATWYLMLTEFVFSFFMCLTALLIIIGYVRYRKTTHAPILKYLVAGVFIAFLPYTFLNLLPTLLWQDELLPAEFTLLTLIILPLTFIYLITAERLFDIDFIVGRLRYYAYVSIIPTIIMVVFTAFFMNHDWKLLELLILFLGAWAIIILFLYVKEVFDFRIRRNLFTEKYNFQQSIQRLIHEMKKEKHPIGLLARVRKELVQVLGVKTVHIFSQCNNSKTFCTYFDIPLRLMEEAQEVIKKNNGDVGEVMKMDKHGGYVVVVGYTMSKTTYLYCSEKPNRIAFNLDEKAYLQNVTYNTNIALENLLLIEDLFQELKHVKNDSSQRYPAWLSRLLFSLSEHQRQQIAIDLHDSVLQEQLYLFRQMDDFINQKSDMEEDTKDKLIHFREQMLDNIHLIRETCNELRPPFLEEMGLVASLENLIQQYQLRSNFTVEFNADTFYSDVSSEHLLGIYRIVQELLTNAMKHSEADVVELLLTNTHGHIVLSYKDNGIGMDIKKEMDIYNHMGLSGIEQRVNGLNGSMTITTEPNEGFLMEVIFYPEGE from the coding sequence ATGGGTACAACAAACAGTTCACGTATTAAATATTTCTTTATCCCATTAGTATTCCTTGTTTTTACGGTTTATTTAATTTCCACTGTGCTGTGGACACCGTTTGTTGGAATAGAAGTGACGGAAGAAGATGGTGAATACCAAGTATCCGACGTCGCTAATTATAGTTGGGCTCAATATGAAGGAATCCCCATTGGATCGACGGTCGTGTCTATAGAGGGGCAGTCCCCTTCGTCATACAGTACCGTAGAATGGTATTCGACAGTTGAGAAGGCAGATGAATTAGTGATAAAGATAAACGGCGAAGAACAACAATACAGCAATATCGAAGAAGAGGTAAGTCTAGAGCAGTGGCTCTTTTACATTATCTTTCCTTCTTTATTTATCCTTGTTGCCGTGACCTTGTCGATCTTTATCCTTATTCATAAACGGGAAGACAAAGCCGGGTTTTATTTAATTGTCTTCTTCTTAACCGTTAGTGTCTGCTACCTAGCAGGAAGCGGCGCTACAAGGTATGTTCCATTAGCTATGCTCATTAATACGTACACCTTTCTCATGGTTCCGGCATTGTTGCTGCAATTTATTTATACGTACTTTAAAGAGATCGGGTTAACGTGGTTTTCTCGAAAGTTTGTAAGCTGGAACTATCGTACAGCGGAGTTATTGACTTTGATTGAGTTCGTCTTAATCGTAACAAAGTCGTATGCCACTTGGTACTTGATGCTTACAGAGTTTGTTTTTTCGTTCTTTATGTGTCTTACAGCGTTGTTGATTATCATTGGATATGTACGCTACCGAAAGACAACGCATGCACCAATCTTAAAGTACTTAGTCGCAGGTGTGTTTATCGCGTTTCTACCGTATACATTCCTGAATTTACTGCCAACTCTATTATGGCAAGACGAGCTGCTCCCAGCTGAATTTACTTTGTTGACGTTAATTATATTGCCGCTAACATTTATTTACTTAATTACGGCAGAACGGCTATTCGATATTGATTTCATCGTCGGACGTTTGCGGTATTATGCTTATGTTTCCATAATTCCAACTATCATCATGGTGGTCTTTACTGCGTTCTTTATGAACCATGATTGGAAGCTGCTAGAGCTTCTTATACTCTTTCTAGGTGCTTGGGCCATTATTATTCTATTCTTATATGTAAAAGAGGTCTTTGATTTCAGGATACGCAGGAATCTATTCACGGAAAAATACAATTTCCAACAAAGTATACAGCGTCTTATTCATGAGATGAAGAAAGAGAAACATCCAATTGGTTTGTTAGCGAGGGTCCGTAAAGAGCTTGTTCAAGTTCTAGGAGTGAAAACGGTACACATCTTCTCGCAATGCAACAACAGTAAGACCTTTTGTACCTACTTCGACATCCCGCTACGTCTGATGGAGGAAGCTCAGGAAGTGATTAAGAAGAACAATGGAGATGTAGGGGAAGTCATGAAGATGGACAAGCATGGAGGGTATGTGGTGGTTGTAGGTTATACGATGAGCAAGACAACTTACCTTTATTGTTCGGAGAAACCAAACCGGATTGCTTTCAATCTCGATGAGAAAGCATACCTACAAAATGTAACGTACAATACCAATATCGCTCTTGAAAATTTATTACTTATTGAAGACTTATTCCAAGAATTAAAGCATGTTAAGAATGATAGCAGTCAGCGTTATCCTGCTTGGTTATCAAGGCTTCTCTTCTCGCTGTCGGAACACCAGCGCCAGCAAATTGCCATTGATTTACACGATTCTGTTCTACAGGAGCAATTGTATTTGTTCAGGCAAATGGATGACTTCATTAATCAAAAATCGGACATGGAAGAGGACACGAAAGATAAGCTGATTCACTTTAGAGAGCAAATGCTTGATAACATTCATTTAATTCGTGAGACGTGTAATGAATTGCGTCCGCCTTTCTTGGAAGAAATGGGGCTCGTTGCATCACTTGAGAACCTCATTCAGCAATATCAATTGCGTTCGAATTTCACAGTCGAATTTAATGCGGACACGTTTTACTCTGACGTGAGTAGTGAGCATTTACTTGGAATCTATCGGATTGTTCAAGAACTCCTAACGAATGCAATGAAACACTCAGAGGCTGATGTGGTAGAGCTATTACTTACGAACACCCATGGCCATATTGTATTAAGCTACAAAGACAATGGTATTGGAATGGATATAAAGAAAGAAATGGATATTTATAATCATATGGGTCTGTCAGGAATTGAACAGCGTGTAAATGGATTGAATGGTTCCATGACGATTACGACAGAACCGAATGAGGGATTTCTCATGGAGGTTATATTCTATCCTGAGGGAGAATAG
- a CDS encoding response regulator transcription factor produces MIRILIVDDHPAVGTGTKMMLEQEDDIQVDVISESIHALEMLQENGYDVLLLDLYMPGQNGIELSKHIKSHDPDVRVLIYTGFDLSTHFNLLVESDISGFVSKTATKDQLVTAIRCALREEVVLPLHLFKQLRRAEARVNQDAVEHTEDALTIALNEKEQQILNEVSKGYTNKLIAQNLHMSQRSVEYTLTGIFNKLGVRSRTEALIKAKELGLISAV; encoded by the coding sequence TTGATTCGTATATTAATTGTTGATGATCATCCAGCGGTTGGAACAGGAACGAAAATGATGCTTGAACAAGAGGATGACATACAAGTAGATGTCATTTCTGAAAGCATACATGCGCTTGAGATGCTTCAGGAGAACGGATATGACGTTCTTTTACTTGACTTATACATGCCTGGTCAGAATGGAATTGAGCTCAGCAAGCACATTAAATCTCACGACCCTGACGTGAGAGTACTAATCTACACGGGTTTTGATTTGAGTACTCATTTCAATCTGCTTGTGGAGTCGGACATTTCAGGCTTTGTGAGTAAGACCGCAACGAAAGATCAGCTTGTAACGGCTATTCGTTGCGCTCTTCGAGAGGAAGTGGTGTTGCCGCTTCACCTGTTCAAGCAACTACGTCGCGCCGAAGCGAGGGTGAATCAAGATGCTGTTGAACATACAGAAGATGCCTTGACCATTGCTCTAAATGAAAAGGAGCAACAGATACTAAATGAAGTGTCTAAAGGGTATACAAATAAATTAATTGCCCAGAACTTACACATGTCTCAACGAAGTGTTGAATATACATTGACAGGGATCTTTAATAAATTGGGCGTACGCTCAAGAACAGAAGCCCTGATTAAGGCGAAGGAACTTGGTTTAATCTCAGCTGTTTAG
- a CDS encoding helix-turn-helix domain-containing protein, producing the protein MKDKDYKPKQLLTKREKEVFELLVQDKTTKEIANELFISEKTVRNHISNAMQKLGVKGRSQAVVELLRMGELKL; encoded by the coding sequence TTGAAAGACAAAGACTACAAACCGAAGCAATTACTCACAAAACGCGAGAAAGAAGTCTTTGAACTACTTGTGCAAGATAAAACCACAAAGGAAATCGCGAATGAACTTTTCATCTCAGAGAAAACCGTTCGCAATCATATTTCCAATGCCATGCAAAAGCTAGGGGTTAAGGGGCGCTCTCAAGCTGTTGTTGAGCTCCTACGTATGGGCGAGCTCAAGCTATAA
- the sdhB gene encoding succinate dehydrogenase iron-sulfur subunit has translation MSEDNKTITLIVTRQDKPDSDSYEESFKVPYRKNMNVISALMEIRRNPINADGKETTPIYWDMGCLEEVCGACSMVINGKPRQSCTALIDQLEQPVRLQPMSTFPVLRDLAVDRSRMFDSLKKVKAWIPIDGTYDLGPGPRMAENKRQWSYELSKCMTCGVCLEACPNVNSKSDFIGPAAISQVRLFNSHPTGEMNKDERLEALMGEGGLAECGNSQNCVQSCPKGIPLTTSIAAMNRETVIHSFKNFFGSDHKV, from the coding sequence ATGAGTGAAGACAACAAAACAATTACGCTAATTGTAACTCGTCAGGACAAACCAGACTCTGATTCCTATGAAGAGTCGTTTAAAGTACCGTATCGTAAGAACATGAATGTCATTTCGGCGTTAATGGAGATTCGACGTAATCCAATTAACGCAGATGGGAAAGAAACAACGCCAATTTATTGGGATATGGGATGTCTTGAGGAAGTGTGCGGAGCATGTTCCATGGTCATTAATGGAAAGCCGCGCCAGTCTTGTACAGCGCTTATTGACCAACTCGAACAGCCTGTACGTTTACAGCCGATGTCTACATTCCCGGTATTAAGAGACTTAGCAGTAGACCGTAGTCGTATGTTTGATTCACTGAAAAAGGTAAAAGCATGGATTCCAATCGATGGAACCTATGATTTAGGGCCTGGTCCTAGAATGGCAGAGAACAAGCGCCAATGGTCATATGAACTATCTAAATGTATGACATGTGGTGTTTGTCTCGAAGCTTGCCCGAATGTGAATAGCAAATCCGATTTCATCGGTCCTGCTGCAATCTCTCAAGTTCGTTTGTTCAACTCTCATCCAACTGGAGAGATGAATAAAGATGAACGATTGGAAGCTTTAATGGGTGAAGGTGGACTAGCAGAGTGCGGGAACTCCCAAAACTGTGTTCAATCATGTCCGAAAGGAATTCCATTGACGACGTCGATTGCTGCAATGAACAGAGAAACAGTCATTCACTCATTTAAGAATTTCTTTGGTAGTGACCATAAAGTTTAA